Genomic segment of Chloroflexota bacterium:
GAAGGTGGGCACGCGCCCGCCCCTGCAGACCTCGGGGCTGCGTCGTCGGACGCTGCCGCCTCTGTTTCCGCGCCCGCTCGGGGCGAGGAACACCCCGACACAGATTGACAGAATCCGGGCTCCGAATCGAGTATGCTAGGTTGGAGCTCTTCGTAGACAAGGAGTTGGCATGAACCAGCCGAGGACGTTCGGCGAACTGCGACGCAGCGGATATCAGCCGCTTTCGGTCAAGGAGGAGATGCGCAAAAACCTCGCCGACCGGATTCGGAAGGGTGAAGAGCTCTTTCCCGGCATCGTCGGCTACGAGGATTCCGTCATCCCCCAGATCGAGAACGCGATCATGTCCGGCCAGGACATCATCTTCCTCGGCGAGCGAGGCCAGGCCAAGACGCGCATCGCGCGTTCGCTCCTGAACCTGCTGGACGACGAGATCCCCGTCGTTGCCGGCTCCGAAGTCAACGACAATCCATTCGCCCCCATCAGCCGTTACGCCATCGAGCGCCTCGAGGCGGAAGGCGACGACACCGAAATCACCTGGGTCCCGCGCGAGCGCCGCTACGGCGAGAAGCTCGCGACGCCGGACACGACCATCGCGGACCTGATCGGCGAGGTAGATCCCATCAAGGTGGCGGAGGGCCGCTACCTCTCCGACGAGCTGACCATCCACTACGGGATGCTTCCGCGCACGAACCGGGGCGTCTTCTGCATCAACGAGCTGCCGGACCTGGCCGAGCGCATCCAGGTCGGGCTCCTGAACATCATGGAAGAGCGCGACGTTCAGATCCGCGGCTACAAGATCCGCCTACCCCTCGACGTGTTCATGGTGGCGAGTGCCAACCCGGAGGACTACACGAACCGCGGCCGGATCATCACACCCATCAAAGACCGGTTCGGGTCCGAGATTCGCACCCACTACCCGAAGACGCTCGAGCACGAGATCAGCATCATGGAACAGGAGTCCCAGCGCTTTTCGCTGCCGGGCCTCCAATCCGACGTGCCCACGTACATGAAGGAGATCGTCGCCGAGGTGACCCACCTCGCGCGCAAGAGCCCGGACATCTCGCAGCGCTCCGGCGTCTCGGTCCGCGTCTCGATCTCCAACTACGAAAACTTGATCGCCAGCGCGATGCGTCGATCTCTGCGCGTCGGCGAGGCCGACGTGTCCCCGCGCGTCAGCGACCTGGCCGCCCTTCTCGCTTCGACCACGGGAAAGATCGAGCTGGAGACCGTGGGCGATTCGAAAGAGGACCGCATCGTGGACCGGCTGATTCAGGGAGCCGTGTTGAACGTCTTCAACCGCTACTTCACGGTTCAGGAGTTCGACGATCTCGTCCACGCCTTCGAGAGCGGGCTGTCCGTAGAGGTCGGCGACACCCTGCCCTCCATGGAGTACATGCTCCAGGCGTCGTCGGCCGTGGGCCTCAAGGCTGCCGTGGCCAAGCTGGGGGTGCCGAACAACCCAGCCGCCATCGCCTCGGCCGTCGAGTTCGTGCTGGAGGGGCTCCACCTGAATCGCAAGCTGAACAAGGACCGCATGGACCACCGCACGCGATATCGCAGGTAACCGCCCCGGCGACAGGAGGAGGACTGGCGCATGCAAGCTGACAACGTCCCGGGGGGCCGCGCGCCGCAGTCCTCGTTCGGACCTCGATTGACCGCGTTTAGTCGATACCGCTACTCCCGATGGGACGGCACGCAGCAGGTCAGCCCCTTCGACGCCGATGAGATCATGGAGAACCTCGCCGATGATCTGCTGGGAGACGGCGACGTCCGGAGCGCGCTCCAGCGGATCCTCCAGCGCGGGTTCCAGCACCGAAGCGGCGATCGCACCATGGGGCTCCAGAACATTTTGGAGCGGCTGCGCGCTGCCCGCCAGCGACAGCTCGACCGCCACGACCTCGGCGGCATGATCGACCAAATCCGGGAAAAGCTCGAGGACGTGCTCCGGACGGAGCGCGAGGGCATTCAGCGGCGCCTGGAGGAAGCGCGGGCCCGTAGCCAGCAGCCGCCCAGCGGCGTTGAGCAGGGCGCAGAAGGCGCAGAGGACGCGGACGCCGGCTCACAGGGCCGCGAGCCGCGGGGGCCGACGTCACAGGGACAGCAGCAGGCGGGATCCCGGCCGTCGGGCCAGCAGCCGGGCTCGCCCACGGGCCAGGACGGGGGCCCCCAGGGGCCGTCGCAGCCCTCAAGCTCGCCGAGCGGGCCAAGCCCTCTGGAGATGCTCGAAAACATCGCCGGGAAGAAGCTCCAGTACCTCGACGACGTCCCGCAGGACATCGGCGGCGCCGTCCAGGCCCTGAACGACTATGACTTCATGGACCCCGAGGCGCGCGAGAAGTTCCAGGAGCTGCTCCGGATGCTGCAGCAGCAGGTGCTGCAGTCCTACTTCCAGGGCATGCAGCAGAGCATGCAGTCGCTCTCGCCGGAAGACATGGCGGCCATGCGACAGATGCTCCAGGACTTGAACCAAATGCTGCGGGACCGCGCTGAGGGCCGCGAGCCCGACTTTGACCAGTTCATGCAGCGCTGGGGACAGAACTTCCCCGGGGACATCACTAACCTCGACGATCTGGTCGAGCACATCCAGCAGCGCATCGGCCAGATGCAGTCGATCCTGCAGAGCATGTCACCCGATCAGCGCCGCCAGCTCCAGGAGATGGCCGAGCAGCTCATGGAGCAGGCTGGCCTCAGCGAGGAGCTGGCGGAGCTGGCCGATCTCCTCGACCAGATGGCGCCCGGCGCGCGGTCCAGCCGACAGTACCCGTTCCGAGGCGACGAGCCCGTCAGCCTGGCCGAGGCGATGCAGATCATGGAGCAGCTCCAGGAGCTGGACGCGCTCGAGCGACAGATCCAGCAAGCGCGCGATCTCAGCAGCCTCGAGGACCTGGACATCGAGAAGGTGCGCCAACTCCTCGGCGACGACGAGGCGAACGCGCTGGAGCAGCTCCGCGAGCTACAGAAGATCCTCGAAGAGGCCGGGTATGTCACCAGGCGCGGCAACGAGATGGAGCTGACGGCGCGGGGGATGCGCAAAATCGGCGAAAAGGCGCTCACCGACATCTTCCACAACCTGAAGCGCGACAGCTTCGGCAAGCATCCCATGAATTACCGCGGGCCGGGCGGCGAGCGGGTCGACGAATCCAAGATTTACGAGTTCGGCGATCCCTTCTCCCTGGACATGCAGAAGACCCTCATGAACTCCGTGGTCCGAGAGGGCCCCGGCACACCGGTTCGCCTCACCCCAGATGATTTCGAGGTGTATCGGCACGAGCTGGTCACGCAAAGCTCGACGGTCATCGTGCTGGACATGAGCCGCTCGATGTTCCTACGGGGGTGCATCCTCGCGGCAAAGAAGGTCGCGGTCGCCCTCAACTCCCTCATCAAGGGCCTGTACCCGCGCGACAACCTCTACATCATCGCCTTTTCCTACTATGCGCGCGAGATCAATACCGAGGACCTCCCCCACTTGAGCTGGAGCGAGTGGGGATACGGGACCAACATGCAGCATGCCTTTATGGTCTCGCGCCAGCTCCTGGCGCGCCACCGGGGAGGCACCAAGCAGGTCATCCTCGTCACCGACGGCGAACCCACCGCGTACTTCGAGGGCGGTCAGATCGAGTTCTCCTACCCCCCGACGTACCGCACATTCCAGGAAACGTTGCGTGAAGTGAGCCGCTGCACCCGCGAGAACATCCGCATCAACACCTTCATGATGGAGCGCGGGCGCTACCTCACCGACTTCGTCGACCAGATGACGAAGATCAACCGCGGCCGCGCCTTTTACGCGACGCCGGACCGGCTCGGCGAGTACATCCTGGTCGATTACGTCGACAACAAACGGAAGACGATCCGCTGATCGCGCGGTAAAGTCTGCGCGTGATCCGAACAGCTTGCCCCAACCGCGTTCGGCACGCGGCAGCCCTCACGTTCGCCGCGCTCGCGTTCGCGTGTTCGAGCCCGAAGGCCGTGATCGATCCGCCCCATCCCCCACCTGCCCCGGCTACGCCTGCCGCGTCACCGACCGCGTCGGCGCACCCCGGCAGCCCGTCTTCCACGGCGACGCAATCGACCGCCGCGGACCAGAGCGGCGGCCCCGACGCGGCGGCCGTGGCCGAAGAGGAGCCGACGAGCACCGCCGAACCGACGCCCTCTCCCACGCGCGCACCCACGGCCCCGTCTCCGACGCGAACGCCAAAGCCGCTGACCGCTGAAGACGCCGCTCCGTGCAGCATCGGCCAGATCAAGGGGAACGTGAGCTCGAAAATCTACCACGTGCCGACAGGCGGTTCGTACGCGCGCACCAAGAACAAGGTCGAGTGCTTCGATAACGAGTCAGACGCCCAGGCGGCCGGCTATCGGCGCGCCAGGAATTGAGCCGGCCCCGACCAGGCCACGAGCCGGAGAGATGGCCTCCGGCTCGTGGGGTGCGTTGACGCAGCACGTCGCGCTATTGCTAATACCCGTAGTACATCCCGCCGTAGTACGGGCCATAGTAGCCGTAGTAGTACGGATAGTAGGAGCTCGAATAGGAGTATGGGTAGTAACTGGAATAGTAGGAAGGGTACATCGAGTAATACGGGTAGGAATAGTAGCTCGAGTAGTAGTACGGATAGTAGCTCGAGTAGTAGGACGGATAGTAGCTCGAGTAGTAGGACGGATACGAATAGCTGGAGTAATAGTAAGGGTAGTACGACGAAGAATAGTACGGGTAGTACCCGTAATAGTTGCCGTAGCCGTAGGAGCTACAGCCGTAGTAGTAGCACTGCGCGTTGGCGGCCGGGACGGCGACCCCGCCAGTGGCGCCCAGCATCACGGCGAGCGCCAGCACCGGGAGCACGATCCACCGCAGCGCGCGAAGGCGTTTGCGCATTCCGTTCCCTCCTCGGGTGATCTGTCTCTCTTGTATCAACCCGAGGGAACCGCGAACCTTGCGCAACGTTGCCAGTGAGTAACGGTCAAAACGCTTACGAGCGCGGATCAGCCGTTCGCTGGCTGCCGCTGGCCCCTCGCGATCTGCGCTTCGCGCCGCTGGACGCGCTCTTCGAGCGACATCTTGAACAGCCGCATGCCCTCGTCCCACGAGACGTGGCGGATCTCGCCCGGCACCGGGATGTAGCGCTCCGCGGCCTCGCCGCGCACGATCCCGATGGGGTCGAGGCCTTCTTCCACCCGAGAGACCTGTTCTCGCCAGAGGTCGTGCATCAGGGTCAAGCCTCGATCCGACGTTGCGAGCCGCCACCGGTCCCAATCGGGAAGGCGATTGCGCGCTTCGGACCCCTGGGTTCCCATGATCACCTCGTCCTCCCAGATCGGCCCCTGACGCAGGGGGTGGCCGTGGTTCCACCAGTGGCCCACGTCTTCAACCCACCCGTCGTAGAAGGGACCGCCGGCGTCCGACGGCGTCTGGCTGAACATGCGTTGCTGCACGCTTGGGGGGATCTCGCCATGCTCGTCGAAGGGGTGAAAGGAGACTCCGAACCACCGCGTGGTCGCGTCGTCGATGGGCACGGCCCAGTTGATGGAGGATCCGCCCGGTTGGCCCATCCGCTGGCACGGCATGACGGCGTGCGTTTCGTGATACTCGTAGACACCCTCCTTCGCGGTGTTCTGGAGGGTCACATAGCAGGCGCCCCAGGGCGTCCGCTCGAACTTGATGGGCGTCGGCTCCTGCCCGTTCGTGCCGTGGTGAATCGAACCCACACGCGGAACGGCTTTGAACCACCCGTGGGCGACCTCGCGATGCCAAACGTCAAGCACGTTGTCCAGGGTCTGGAGGAAGACATTCGACTTCTGGATCCGCCGACCATTCCCGGTGATTCGAACCCCGTCCTCGCGGAACAGCTGCGGAAATCGAGGGAATGGCGGCTCCTTCTCGGGCGGACCCATGTACGCAAAGATGAGCCCGCCGACCTCCCGGCACGGATACGCGGGATGGCGAACCGTGTGCTTGAAGCTGCTCTCCGGTGGCTCGGCCGGCGTGTCGAG
This window contains:
- a CDS encoding magnesium chelatase; amino-acid sequence: MNQPRTFGELRRSGYQPLSVKEEMRKNLADRIRKGEELFPGIVGYEDSVIPQIENAIMSGQDIIFLGERGQAKTRIARSLLNLLDDEIPVVAGSEVNDNPFAPISRYAIERLEAEGDDTEITWVPRERRYGEKLATPDTTIADLIGEVDPIKVAEGRYLSDELTIHYGMLPRTNRGVFCINELPDLAERIQVGLLNIMEERDVQIRGYKIRLPLDVFMVASANPEDYTNRGRIITPIKDRFGSEIRTHYPKTLEHEISIMEQESQRFSLPGLQSDVPTYMKEIVAEVTHLARKSPDISQRSGVSVRVSISNYENLIASAMRRSLRVGEADVSPRVSDLAALLASTTGKIELETVGDSKEDRIVDRLIQGAVLNVFNRYFTVQEFDDLVHAFESGLSVEVGDTLPSMEYMLQASSAVGLKAAVAKLGVPNNPAAIASAVEFVLEGLHLNRKLNKDRMDHRTRYRR
- a CDS encoding VWA domain-containing protein, encoding MQADNVPGGRAPQSSFGPRLTAFSRYRYSRWDGTQQVSPFDADEIMENLADDLLGDGDVRSALQRILQRGFQHRSGDRTMGLQNILERLRAARQRQLDRHDLGGMIDQIREKLEDVLRTEREGIQRRLEEARARSQQPPSGVEQGAEGAEDADAGSQGREPRGPTSQGQQQAGSRPSGQQPGSPTGQDGGPQGPSQPSSSPSGPSPLEMLENIAGKKLQYLDDVPQDIGGAVQALNDYDFMDPEAREKFQELLRMLQQQVLQSYFQGMQQSMQSLSPEDMAAMRQMLQDLNQMLRDRAEGREPDFDQFMQRWGQNFPGDITNLDDLVEHIQQRIGQMQSILQSMSPDQRRQLQEMAEQLMEQAGLSEELAELADLLDQMAPGARSSRQYPFRGDEPVSLAEAMQIMEQLQELDALERQIQQARDLSSLEDLDIEKVRQLLGDDEANALEQLRELQKILEEAGYVTRRGNEMELTARGMRKIGEKALTDIFHNLKRDSFGKHPMNYRGPGGERVDESKIYEFGDPFSLDMQKTLMNSVVREGPGTPVRLTPDDFEVYRHELVTQSSTVIVLDMSRSMFLRGCILAAKKVAVALNSLIKGLYPRDNLYIIAFSYYAREINTEDLPHLSWSEWGYGTNMQHAFMVSRQLLARHRGGTKQVILVTDGEPTAYFEGGQIEFSYPPTYRTFQETLREVSRCTRENIRINTFMMERGRYLTDFVDQMTKINRGRAFYATPDRLGEYILVDYVDNKRKTIR
- a CDS encoding Rieske 2Fe-2S domain-containing protein gives rise to the protein MPNNREEELLARVGPGTPSGEVFRRYWLPVEVSANLGGGPGPAFSGSSNPLRLTVLGEQLVLFRDGSGKPGLVAEHCSHRGTSLYYGRVEDEGLRCLYHGWLYDREGRCLDTPAEPPESSFKHTVRHPAYPCREVGGLIFAYMGPPEKEPPFPRFPQLFREDGVRITGNGRRIQKSNVFLQTLDNVLDVWHREVAHGWFKAVPRVGSIHHGTNGQEPTPIKFERTPWGACYVTLQNTAKEGVYEYHETHAVMPCQRMGQPGGSSINWAVPIDDATTRWFGVSFHPFDEHGEIPPSVQQRMFSQTPSDAGGPFYDGWVEDVGHWWNHGHPLRQGPIWEDEVIMGTQGSEARNRLPDWDRWRLATSDRGLTLMHDLWREQVSRVEEGLDPIGIVRGEAAERYIPVPGEIRHVSWDEGMRLFKMSLEERVQRREAQIARGQRQPANG